A stretch of the Actinotalea sp. JY-7876 genome encodes the following:
- a CDS encoding ABC transporter ATP-binding protein, whose protein sequence is MHTQPDQSEPAPAVADPEPAHDVVVQVEHLRKTYRDKVAVADVSLTVRRGEILGILGRNGAGKTTTVECLAGLRTPDAGTIRVLGLDPTRDGPELRQRLALQLQESELPAKIRVREAVELYASFYADPADPAELLRDLGLADKAEAQFAKLSGGQRQRLSVALALVGNPEVAILDELTTGLDPQARRDTWSVIERIRDRGVTILLVTHLMEEAERLCDRIVVIDDGRVVATGTPAELATAAAADVVLRFRVVGDVVGGLGAAGATVTGPGVDGRYEVRGGEHVVQDVLVAVDRAGARAVDLQLERGSLEDAFVSLTSRSTTSQPEV, encoded by the coding sequence GTGCACACACAGCCCGACCAGTCCGAGCCCGCACCGGCCGTCGCCGACCCGGAACCCGCGCACGACGTCGTCGTGCAGGTCGAGCACCTGCGCAAGACCTACCGCGACAAGGTCGCCGTCGCCGACGTCTCGTTGACCGTCCGCCGGGGCGAGATCCTCGGCATCCTGGGCCGCAACGGCGCCGGGAAGACCACGACCGTCGAGTGCCTCGCCGGCCTGCGGACCCCCGACGCCGGCACCATCCGCGTGCTCGGCCTCGACCCGACCCGCGACGGTCCCGAGCTGCGCCAGCGGCTCGCCCTGCAGCTGCAGGAGAGCGAGCTCCCGGCCAAGATCCGGGTGCGCGAGGCGGTCGAGCTCTACGCGTCCTTCTACGCGGACCCGGCCGACCCGGCCGAGCTGCTGCGCGACCTCGGCCTCGCCGACAAGGCGGAGGCGCAGTTCGCCAAGCTCTCCGGCGGCCAGCGGCAGCGACTCTCGGTCGCGCTGGCGCTCGTCGGGAACCCGGAGGTCGCGATCCTCGACGAGCTGACCACCGGGCTCGACCCACAGGCGCGGCGGGACACCTGGTCCGTCATCGAGCGCATCCGCGACCGCGGCGTGACCATCCTGCTGGTCACCCACCTCATGGAGGAGGCCGAGCGGCTCTGCGACCGGATCGTCGTCATCGACGACGGACGGGTCGTGGCGACGGGCACGCCCGCCGAGCTCGCGACGGCCGCCGCGGCCGACGTCGTCCTGCGGTTCCGGGTCGTCGGCGACGTGGTGGGTGGCCTGGGGGCCGCCGGGGCCACCGTGACCGGCCCCGGCGTCGACGGGCGCTACGAGGTCCGGGGCGGCGAGCACGTGGTCCAGGACGTGCTCGTGGCCGTCGACCGCGCGGGCGCCCGGGCCGTGGACCTGCAGCTCGAGCGCGGGTCCCTCGAGGACGCCTTCGTGTCCCTCACCAGCAGGTCCACCACGTCCCAGCCGGAGGTCTGA